One genomic window of Coffea eugenioides isolate CCC68of chromosome 1, Ceug_1.0, whole genome shotgun sequence includes the following:
- the LOC113769875 gene encoding rhodanese-like/PpiC domain-containing protein 12, chloroplastic: MLSKKALLGTPDLPRHFYSSSFKGIPPMAGIHQFCPRGLTASFSAGSGGSESSSGSTAGREILVQHLLVREDDLKLLLELQKRITQGEDISDLAVEYSICPSKEEGGMLGWVRKGQMVPEFEEAAFSAPLNNVVKCKTKFGWHLLQVLSEREESILEEIAPTELHEKMQDPSFLEEAQLIDVREPEEVAKASLPSFQVLPLRQFGNWGPEIATRFDPQKDTYVMCHHGVRSLQVAKWLQTQCVADIRKKSISLKHLGTYSQLGSPKPSESNISRYDSKFGSLANNTKRSIIGNGNVKVLEIPPRFLDSS, from the exons ATGCTCTCCAAGAAAGCCCTTTTAGGTACACCCGATTTGCCTCGTCATTTTTACTCTTCCAGTTTCAAAGGGATACCTCCTATGGCGGGCATTCATCAGTTTTGTCCCAGAGGCCTCACAG CCTCATTTAGTGCTGGGAGTGGTGGTTCTGAGAGCTCGAGTGGTTCCACTGCTGGCAGGGAAATATTAGTTCAGCATCTGCTTGTGAGAGAAGATGATCTTAAGCTTCTGCTGGAGCTACAGAAAAGAATCACGCAAG GAGAGGATATAAGCGACTTGGCTGTCGAATATTCAATTTGTCCATCAAAAGAGGAAGGGGGAATGCTTGGTTGGGTGAGGAAGGGACAAATG GTGCCAGAATTTGAGGAGGCTGCATTTTCTGCTCCATTGAACAACGTTGTAAAGTGTAAAACTAAATTCGGTTGGCATCTATTGCAAGTTCTTTCTGAAAG GGAAGAATCAATACTTGAAGAAATTGCACCTACAGAGCTTCATGAAAAGATGCAAGATCCCTCTTTCTTAGAAGAGGCTCAACTGATTGATGTTCGAGAACCAGAAGAAGT GGCCAAAGCTTCTTTACCCAGTTTTCAGGTTCTTCCACTTCGCCAGTTTGGAAACTGGGGTCCTGAAATTGCAACGAGATTTGATCCTCAAAAAGACACATATGTCATG TGTCACCATGGCGTGAGGTCTTTACAAGTTGCCAAGTGGTTGCAAACACAG TGTGTGGCAGATATCAGAAAAAAGTCAATTAGCTTGAAGCATTTAGGGACATATTCACAACTGGGGTCTCCTAAACCTAGTGAATCTAATATTTCGAG ATATGATAGCAAATTTGGATCATTAGCGAACAACACCAAGAGATCGATAATTGGGAATGGGAATGTGAAGGTATTGGAGATTCCTCCTAGATTCCTAGATTCCTCCTAG